The Candidatus Hamiltonella defensa 5AT (Acyrthosiphon pisum) DNA window GGATTATCGGTCGGATGGTGGTGGCAGAAGTGATTGCCCCGGATGCCCCCTTTTTTGAACTGTACCTGACAAAAAGCAAGGCGGCCGCGAAAACCTACTGGCATCGTAAACTAGGTGGCATGACCCGTAATCAGTACGTATTGCACTACATCCATGCAGGAGAAGTTGACCCACTGGCCGCCCATTGTATTTGTCCAATCGATGAAGACAGTTATACGTTGTTGCCTCAATAACTTACACACATTGTTGTTTATGTGTATTATGATGACTTTATCATTGTATGAGTGCATGAGTAATGAATATATATAAAAAAACAACATTTGCGGTCTTCTCTATGGCTCTTTTAACTTCATCTTTATCTGGATGTCTGGTTAAAAAACCAGAGAAATCAAATGAAGCTGCCAATGATATTTTAAATGAAAAGTTTTATAGTAGTTTGTTGGTTATTCCTGTCACCATCAATAATAAATCATATCGTTTTTTAGTTGATACTGGGGCTAGTACTACCGTTATCAACGAAGGAACAGCTAAAGAAATAACACAGGAAGTTTCATACTCAACGCTGCATCCATTCCATAAGAAAATTTTTTCTAACGTTAAAACGGTTCACGATAAAATCGACGTTGAGAATCTTAAATTGCTTAAGCCAGTGAAGATGTTTATTGGTAATGAAGAAGTCAGTGATAATGAAATCTGGATTGCAAAAGATTTAAGTCTTCTTACTCAAGCATCCGGTACAAATGATAGATGGTATTATTGGGATTGATACCTTTAGAAAATTTAACTGGCTTGTTGATAATAAAAAAGGACGTTTAACCATATCGAGAAAATCACCTCCAATATCAACTTACTCACACTGTGTAGCATACGAAGATGCCTATGGAAAATCCCCATACTTTTATCTAGATTATGGAAATAATGATTTTATTAAGATGCAAATTGATACAGGGCACAATGGCAGTGATTTTGGAAACGATTTTATTGAGCACGCAAAAAAACAAAAAGGGAAAATAACACCTATCGAATATAGCGTTACAGCAGCTGAGGCAACAGGGCTGATTAAAATCCGTCAGTATATAATTACGGGTTTAACCTTTAATAATCATCCGGTTGGGGAAATGATCATATCAGAAAACAACAACAATCAATATTTTTTAGGGATGAATTTCCTGTCACGATTTAATCAATATGCTTTTATGCCGAGCAAAATGCTTTTCTGCTATAACACAAACTCATTCTATAAAGAACATCAATACCCCATCAGGCACATTGGTGTCAGGTATTATAATGAGCACCTCGAGATTTTCTATAATGACAAAAAAGAACTTGATCAATATCATCTTAAAGATGGTGATGTCATTAAAAGCATTAACGGCATAAATTATTCACCACGAGAAATTAAAAAAGTCGGTGAAATTTTATCATTAACCCCAAAAAACAAGTTAACCTTGATTATTGAACGTCTAGGCGTTAAGCAAAAAATTGTGATTTAATCATTGATAAATGACGCCCCAATCATGGGCGTCATTGTTAAGCGGCGTTGTGTTCAAGCACACGACCGGATTCATTTTTAACGCCAATGGAAATTTTCTGGGGTTTTTCCTGTTCTGGAATATCGTAGGTAAATTCCAGAGTGAGTAGCCCTTTATCCAGATACGCTTTCTGGATATTGATTCGATGCTCCAGGCTAAAACTTAAGGAAAACTCACTTCTTGTCATGCCTTGATGCACCCATTTCATGCCGTCTTTTTCCTCGACAGAATCTGTTTTTTCAACGTGCGGCTTGCCGGTAATGGTTAACTGGTTATTGAGCACGGAAATATCGAGTTCATCCCGAACATAACCCGGTACGCTCACTGTCAGCTCATAATGCGCTTTGTCTTTTTGCAGCAGATTATAGGCGGGTGAGTCTGCCAGCGGTTTTTCGCCGGTCAGACGACTGAACAGATTATCTATCTGCGAAAGCCGGTCAGAAAGCGGATGATGGCTGAATGCCGGGATAAGAGAGAAAGAACGATTGGCCATAGACTCCTCCTTTAATAATACACAGTGAATAAAACATTCCCCTCACACCCTTCATATAGGGGCAGTGGAGACGTTTTCAAGCGCCCCCCTCAACC harbors:
- a CDS encoding retropepsin-like aspartic protease; the encoded protein is MNIYKKTTFAVFSMALLTSSLSGCLVKKPEKSNEAANDILNEKFYSSLLVIPVTINNKSYRFLVDTGASTTVINEGTAKEITQEVSYSTLHPFHKKIFSNVKTVHDKIDVENLKLLKPVKMFIGNEEVSDNEIWIAKDLSLLTQASGTNDRWYYWD
- a CDS encoding Hsp20 family protein, whose product is MANRSFSLIPAFSHHPLSDRLSQIDNLFSRLTGEKPLADSPAYNLLQKDKAHYELTVSVPGYVRDELDISVLNNQLTITGKPHVEKTDSVEEKDGMKWVHQGMTRSEFSLSFSLEHRINIQKAYLDKGLLTLEFTYDIPEQEKPQKISIGVKNESGRVLEHNAA